One window of the Streptomyces sp. TS71-3 genome contains the following:
- a CDS encoding M81 family metallopeptidase codes for MPEPHPRTPVAHPVIAIAGLGIESSTFSPARTEAPAFHPLRGDDVVTRYPFLAAGEPLREAADWRGALVGKSLPGGTVTAGAFAELSDELIERLAALGRVDGLWYDIHGAMSVEGLDDPEAALLARIRETVGPDVIVSTSMDLHGNVSRELAHGSDLITCYRMAPHEDAMETKERAARNLVDLLGSGAGRPVKAWVPVPVLLAGEQTSTRIEPARSVYAAVADVEAADGVTDAAIWVGYAWADEPRNRAAVVVTGPAEAAVAAGAERLARGFWDARHDFAFVAPTGTLDECLAAALASPARPYFISDTGDNPTAGGAGDVTWTLQRLLERPDLTAADGPTAIYASVPGPEAVATAVAAGVGAEVTVTAGAEVDDRHAGPVTLTGVVHAIKHGDRDARVEVVIRVGGLHVIVTELRKPYHHEKDFTDLSLEPRGADLVIVKIGYLEPELFAMARDWKMALTPGGVDQDLARLGHHRIRRPMFPFDADMPEPDLTARIIPPSHAPLAGRDE; via the coding sequence ATGCCCGAGCCACACCCCCGTACCCCCGTCGCCCACCCGGTCATCGCCATCGCCGGTCTCGGCATCGAGTCGTCGACGTTCTCGCCCGCCCGCACCGAGGCGCCGGCGTTCCACCCGCTGCGCGGCGATGACGTCGTCACCCGGTACCCGTTCCTCGCCGCAGGTGAGCCGCTGCGCGAGGCGGCCGACTGGCGCGGCGCGCTCGTCGGCAAGTCGCTGCCGGGCGGCACGGTGACCGCCGGGGCGTTCGCGGAGCTCTCCGACGAGCTGATCGAACGGCTCGCCGCACTCGGCCGCGTGGACGGCCTCTGGTACGACATCCACGGCGCCATGTCGGTGGAGGGCCTGGACGACCCCGAGGCGGCCCTGCTCGCCCGGATCCGCGAGACCGTCGGCCCCGACGTGATCGTGTCCACCTCGATGGACCTGCACGGCAACGTCTCCCGCGAACTCGCCCACGGCAGCGACCTGATCACCTGCTACCGGATGGCGCCGCACGAGGACGCCATGGAGACCAAGGAGCGCGCCGCGCGCAACCTCGTGGACCTGCTCGGCTCCGGCGCCGGCCGGCCGGTGAAGGCGTGGGTGCCGGTGCCGGTGCTGCTGGCCGGCGAGCAGACCTCGACGCGGATCGAGCCGGCGCGCAGCGTCTACGCGGCCGTCGCCGACGTCGAGGCCGCCGACGGCGTCACGGACGCCGCGATCTGGGTCGGCTACGCCTGGGCGGACGAGCCCCGCAACCGCGCCGCGGTCGTCGTGACCGGCCCCGCCGAGGCCGCGGTGGCCGCCGGTGCCGAGCGGCTGGCCCGCGGCTTCTGGGACGCGCGGCACGACTTCGCGTTCGTCGCGCCGACCGGAACGCTCGACGAGTGCCTGGCGGCGGCCCTCGCCTCCCCGGCCAGGCCGTACTTCATCAGCGACACCGGCGACAACCCGACCGCGGGCGGCGCCGGCGACGTCACCTGGACCCTCCAGCGGCTGCTGGAGCGCCCCGACCTCACCGCGGCGGACGGCCCGACCGCCATCTACGCCTCGGTGCCGGGCCCCGAGGCGGTCGCGACGGCGGTGGCGGCGGGCGTCGGCGCGGAGGTCACCGTGACCGCGGGTGCCGAGGTCGACGACCGGCACGCCGGGCCCGTCACCCTGACCGGCGTGGTGCACGCGATCAAGCACGGCGACCGCGACGCCCGCGTCGAGGTGGTGATCCGCGTGGGCGGCCTGCACGTGATCGTCACCGAGCTGCGCAAGCCGTACCACCACGAGAAGGACTTCACCGACCTGTCCCTCGAACCGCGCGGCGCCGACCTGGTGATCGTCAAGATCGGGTACCTGGAGCCGGAGCTGTTCGCGATGGCCAGGGACTGGAAGATGGCGCTCACCCCGGGCGGCGTCGACCAGGACCTGGCCCGGCTCGGCCACCACCGCATCCGCCGCCCGATGTTCCCCTTCGACGCGGACATGCCCGAGCCCGACCTCACGGCCCGGATCATCCCGCCGTCGCACGCGCCCCTCGCCGGGCGCGACGAGTGA
- a CDS encoding ROK family transcriptional regulator: MPEKSAPPRRSPTGATTSVALRVLELLASGQAESRTELADLTGAAPSTISLTVGQLVAHGLVAEQGTRSSTGGRPRKVLRLGGTDGYVAAADLGGHHARVGAVLPGGGLTDVATVPLLIDDGPEAALPRLAETLEELADRRGRALLKGVGFSLPGPVDITAGTVTLPSRMPGWHRFPVRDWLQERFGVPAAVDNDANCMAVGEHAAQPAARRQSITVKIGTGIGTGIITDGRLHRGATNAAGEITHVRIEAADDRPCSCGNTGCLETVASGAALVRILREQGVEVDSVEDVARLASDGDPQTTLAVRQAGRHLGTVLAANVNFFNPDAVYLGGILSTLEPLVAAVRSRLYEACHPLVTEHLVIERVSLGADANLVGAGRFALQSALTHALEAVAPSTTGSAHPRPAPHRGGGDAAG; this comes from the coding sequence ATGCCTGAAAAAAGCGCGCCCCCACGGAGGAGCCCCACCGGGGCCACCACCTCCGTGGCCCTGCGCGTTCTCGAACTGCTCGCCTCCGGGCAGGCGGAGTCACGCACCGAGCTGGCCGACCTCACCGGCGCCGCGCCGTCCACGATCTCCCTCACGGTCGGGCAGCTCGTCGCGCACGGGCTCGTCGCGGAGCAGGGCACCCGCTCGTCCACGGGCGGGCGCCCCAGGAAGGTGCTCCGGCTCGGCGGCACCGACGGGTACGTGGCCGCGGCCGACCTCGGCGGCCATCACGCCCGGGTGGGCGCGGTGCTGCCGGGCGGCGGGCTCACGGACGTGGCGACCGTGCCGCTGCTGATCGACGACGGGCCCGAGGCCGCGCTGCCCCGGCTCGCCGAGACCCTGGAGGAACTGGCCGACCGCCGCGGTCGCGCCCTGCTGAAGGGCGTCGGGTTCTCCCTGCCGGGCCCGGTGGACATCACCGCGGGAACGGTGACGCTGCCGTCCCGGATGCCGGGCTGGCACCGGTTCCCCGTGCGGGACTGGCTCCAGGAGCGGTTCGGGGTGCCGGCCGCCGTCGACAACGACGCCAACTGCATGGCCGTCGGCGAGCACGCCGCCCAGCCCGCCGCGCGGCGCCAGTCGATCACCGTGAAGATCGGCACCGGCATAGGCACCGGCATCATCACCGACGGCCGGCTGCACCGGGGCGCCACCAACGCCGCCGGCGAGATCACCCACGTCCGGATCGAGGCCGCCGACGACCGGCCGTGCAGCTGCGGGAACACCGGCTGCCTGGAGACCGTGGCCTCGGGCGCCGCGCTGGTGCGGATCCTGCGCGAGCAGGGCGTCGAGGTGGACTCCGTCGAGGACGTCGCCCGGCTGGCGTCGGACGGCGACCCGCAGACCACCCTCGCCGTCCGCCAGGCCGGCCGCCACCTGGGCACCGTGCTCGCCGCCAACGTCAACTTCTTCAACCCCGACGCCGTGTACCTCGGCGGCATCCTGTCCACCCTGGAACCGCTCGTCGCCGCCGTGCGCAGCCGGCTCTACGAGGCCTGCCACCCGCTCGTCACCGAGCACCTGGTGATCGAGCGGGTCAGCCTCGGCGCCGACGCCAACCTGGTCGGCGCGGGCCGGTTCGCGTTGCAGAGCGCTCTCACGCACGCCCTGGAGGCCGTCGCACCATCCACCACCGGCAGCGCCCACCCGCGCCCCGCGCCGCACCGCGGCGGCGGCGACGCGGCCGGCTGA
- a CDS encoding peptide ABC transporter substrate-binding protein, translating to MFLAATAARRRHPAVLAGVLVSAGALLAGCSGTSGSSSGSSHDAINYALPANFTPNWILPIGTAAHLNTNNNSIIASLWEPLIAYDGSTGKIAWNKSASLATAADFAKDGRSVTVTLGDRHWSDGKPVTSRDVEFWYNVVKGNKSEWAGYSPGKAPDNWTSFKTVDARHFTLTFDKAYNSQWMLANQLSQIQPMPQHAWDKTGAAAKVSDADRSAAGAKQVWAFLNGAAKKIANYQSDPLWKTIDGPYAIKSFSTAGKVVLTANEKYDGLEKPAIKTVNLLPFTTTDAEKNALRSGRVDYGYIDATDLDQKSQFTTQGYTVKPWTGWAITYLPYNFNNPTMGPVFKQLYARQAIQESVDQTSLAKVVWGGTAVPGYGPVPQAQVSSFLSPEQKGNPYPFDTGKAKELLTSHGWSLQGGVMTCTTPGSGDNACGEGVDKGTKFQMQVLSQSGSTVTDNMMSAIQSSMEKTGIKLSIKTAPVNSVLSQTPQCTADKPICKWQLSFFGTAGSWYFPAYPTGDSLFQSKGGSNFGNYANPDVDKLIDASTTSNSPKAMQDYSAALAKDLPVVWLPEPDYQISVVSNRLGGFFQDSLANFHPAQWKWMK from the coding sequence ATGTTCCTTGCTGCCACGGCGGCCCGTCGGCGCCACCCGGCGGTCCTCGCCGGTGTCCTCGTCTCGGCGGGCGCGCTGCTCGCGGGCTGCTCCGGGACGAGCGGTTCGTCGTCCGGGTCGTCCCACGACGCGATCAACTACGCGCTGCCCGCCAACTTCACGCCGAACTGGATCCTGCCCATCGGCACCGCGGCGCACCTGAACACCAACAACAACTCGATCATCGCGAGCCTCTGGGAACCGCTGATCGCCTACGACGGCTCCACCGGCAAGATCGCCTGGAACAAGTCGGCCTCCCTGGCGACCGCCGCCGACTTCGCCAAGGACGGCAGGAGCGTCACGGTCACCCTGGGCGACCGGCACTGGAGCGACGGCAAGCCCGTCACCTCCCGTGACGTGGAGTTCTGGTACAACGTCGTCAAGGGCAACAAGTCCGAGTGGGCCGGCTACAGCCCCGGCAAGGCCCCCGACAACTGGACCTCGTTCAAGACCGTCGACGCGCGGCACTTCACCCTCACGTTCGACAAGGCCTACAACAGCCAGTGGATGCTGGCGAACCAGCTCAGCCAGATCCAGCCCATGCCGCAGCACGCCTGGGACAAGACCGGCGCCGCGGCCAAGGTCTCGGACGCCGACCGCTCGGCGGCGGGCGCGAAGCAGGTGTGGGCCTTCCTGAACGGCGCCGCGAAGAAGATCGCGAACTACCAGAGCGACCCGCTGTGGAAGACCATCGACGGGCCCTACGCGATCAAGTCGTTCTCCACGGCCGGCAAGGTCGTCCTCACCGCGAACGAGAAGTACGACGGGCTTGAGAAGCCCGCCATCAAGACGGTGAACCTGCTGCCCTTCACCACCACGGACGCGGAGAAGAACGCGCTGCGCTCCGGGCGCGTCGACTACGGCTACATCGACGCCACCGACCTGGACCAGAAGAGCCAGTTCACCACGCAGGGCTACACCGTCAAGCCGTGGACCGGCTGGGCGATCACCTACCTGCCGTACAACTTCAACAACCCCACCATGGGCCCCGTCTTCAAGCAGCTCTACGCGCGCCAGGCGATCCAGGAGTCGGTCGACCAGACCAGCCTCGCCAAGGTCGTCTGGGGCGGCACCGCGGTGCCCGGCTACGGCCCGGTCCCGCAGGCGCAGGTCTCGTCGTTCCTCTCGCCGGAGCAGAAGGGCAACCCGTACCCCTTCGACACCGGCAAGGCCAAGGAGTTGCTCACCAGCCACGGCTGGAGCCTCCAAGGCGGCGTGATGACCTGCACCACGCCCGGCAGCGGTGACAACGCGTGCGGCGAGGGCGTCGACAAGGGCACCAAGTTCCAGATGCAGGTGCTGTCGCAGTCCGGCTCCACCGTCACGGACAACATGATGAGCGCGATCCAGTCCTCCATGGAGAAGACCGGGATCAAGCTGTCCATCAAGACCGCGCCCGTCAACTCCGTGCTCTCGCAGACCCCGCAGTGCACCGCCGACAAGCCGATCTGCAAGTGGCAGCTGTCGTTCTTCGGCACCGCCGGAAGCTGGTACTTCCCGGCCTACCCGACCGGCGACTCGCTCTTCCAGAGCAAGGGCGGCTCGAACTTCGGCAACTACGCAAACCCCGACGTCGACAAGCTGATCGACGCGTCCACCACCTCCAACTCGCCCAAGGCGATGCAGGACTACAGCGCGGCCCTCGCCAAGGACCTGCCGGTGGTGTGGCTGCCGGAGCCCGACTACCAGATCTCCGTCGTCAGCAACCGCCTGGGCGGCTTCTTCCAGGACTCGCTGGCGAACTTCCACCCGGCCCAGTGGAAGTGGATGAAGTGA
- a CDS encoding ABC transporter permease has product MPNLLYLTRRVLQAVVVILIVTVVVFCLLHALPGGPARGILGPQATAQQLAQFNHEQGLDQPLPVQYVYYLRTLVHGDLGTSYTLNESVSQLIGERLPKTLVLTVLSAIVGLLLAVPLGMWQAVRRNKPTDYAITTLSFVAYSTPVYFLGLILVLVFTQWLPWFPSQGPQGETLGSVFADANALVLPVIAGATSMVAVFSRYMRAATLENLSEDYVRTARAGGSRQRAILWRHVFRNSLTPVVAMLGYYVPVLFGGSLVVEQLFNYPGMGLLFWSAAQSSDYPVLLGCVLVISIATVVGTLLADILQRFIDPRVKAGTS; this is encoded by the coding sequence ATGCCCAACCTTCTCTACCTGACCAGGCGGGTCCTGCAGGCCGTCGTCGTGATCCTCATCGTGACGGTCGTGGTGTTCTGCCTGCTGCACGCGCTCCCGGGGGGCCCGGCCCGCGGCATCCTGGGCCCCCAGGCGACCGCGCAGCAGCTCGCGCAGTTCAACCACGAGCAGGGCCTCGACCAGCCACTGCCCGTCCAGTACGTGTACTACCTGCGCACCCTCGTCCACGGCGACCTGGGCACCTCGTACACGCTCAACGAGTCCGTCTCCCAGCTCATCGGCGAGCGGCTGCCCAAGACGCTCGTGCTCACCGTGCTCTCCGCGATCGTCGGGCTGCTCCTCGCGGTGCCGCTCGGCATGTGGCAGGCGGTCCGGCGCAACAAGCCCACCGACTACGCGATCACCACGCTGAGCTTCGTCGCCTACTCGACGCCCGTGTACTTCCTCGGCCTCATCCTGGTGCTCGTCTTCACGCAGTGGCTGCCCTGGTTCCCGTCACAGGGGCCGCAGGGCGAGACGCTCGGGTCCGTCTTCGCGGACGCCAACGCGCTCGTCCTGCCGGTGATCGCGGGGGCCACCTCGATGGTGGCGGTGTTCAGCAGATACATGCGCGCCGCCACCCTGGAGAACCTCTCCGAGGACTACGTCAGGACCGCACGGGCCGGCGGCTCCCGCCAGCGGGCGATCCTGTGGCGGCACGTGTTCCGCAACTCCCTGACCCCGGTGGTGGCGATGCTCGGGTACTACGTGCCCGTGCTCTTCGGCGGCTCGCTCGTCGTCGAGCAGCTCTTCAACTACCCCGGCATGGGGCTGCTGTTCTGGAGCGCCGCGCAGTCCTCCGACTACCCGGTGCTGCTCGGCTGCGTCCTCGTCATCTCGATCGCCACGGTCGTCGGCACGCTCCTCGCCGACATCCTCCAACGGTTCATCGACCCCCGAGTGAAGGCAGGCACGTCATGA